Proteins encoded within one genomic window of Methanosarcina barkeri str. Wiesmoor:
- a CDS encoding right-handed parallel beta-helix repeat-containing protein, with protein sequence MTGDYLRYIKQKWTKTRFYILIFILLIVLDLIIVHILIQSKPPLTPSNTSSPAPSNVTVWVTGNESGNFTCDGSDDQVEINQAFEYVAENPQFTTVYLKGPNTYNISDTIFIGNNTTLEGDPTAVIKLIDMADWPVGKPMIKQINSTGIHGVTIKGFEIDGNHDNNLDKPKGYGYYDMIHFRNSRDIQVHDMYMHDGHGEAWKADNSSNIQFYNNLIYKTGHNGLFAENCQNVEAWNNNITVRTDSGLRSRNSNHVKFHDNLIDSFYHWSAGGAGILIEKTTGVVNDVKIYNNTIQNTYGPGIWLIGCCRPYSRDDAKNVYIYHNMFYKTGKNPNIDWVGGIVTSGFYDTLIENNTFDGVYHGAIIQMYPRSGTHVYPTYSNSGHIDLSPKGTGYTTIVRNNIIANTKQRKKDPDGTGYGVINYLPETHTIILENNCLYNNYAGNYLNCTSTTDIYVDPAHLNQNIGAGYFSEEFQESINQTMINSIFKRRCS encoded by the coding sequence ATGACTGGAGATTATCTCAGGTATATAAAGCAGAAATGGACGAAAACAAGATTTTACATTCTAATTTTCATTCTCTTAATTGTACTGGATTTAATAATTGTTCACATATTAATACAGTCCAAACCTCCACTTACACCATCAAATACCTCTTCACCTGCACCATCAAATGTTACTGTATGGGTAACTGGCAATGAAAGTGGAAACTTCACCTGCGATGGGAGCGATGATCAGGTGGAGATAAATCAGGCTTTTGAATATGTTGCAGAAAATCCGCAGTTCACAACCGTTTATTTGAAAGGCCCAAACACATACAATATATCAGATACTATTTTCATAGGAAATAATACTACCCTGGAAGGAGACCCTACAGCCGTAATTAAACTTATAGATATGGCAGACTGGCCAGTGGGCAAGCCCATGATAAAACAGATTAATAGCACCGGAATACATGGAGTTACTATAAAAGGATTTGAAATCGATGGGAATCATGACAACAATCTGGATAAGCCGAAGGGATACGGATATTATGACATGATTCATTTCCGCAACTCCAGGGACATTCAAGTTCATGACATGTACATGCATGACGGGCATGGAGAAGCTTGGAAAGCAGACAATAGTTCCAATATTCAGTTTTACAATAATCTCATATACAAAACAGGGCATAATGGGCTTTTTGCCGAAAACTGCCAGAATGTAGAAGCCTGGAACAATAACATAACAGTCAGGACTGACTCCGGTCTCAGATCAAGAAACTCTAACCACGTAAAATTCCATGATAACCTGATAGATTCTTTTTACCACTGGAGTGCAGGCGGCGCTGGAATTCTGATTGAGAAAACAACAGGTGTCGTCAATGATGTTAAAATATATAATAATACTATTCAAAATACTTATGGACCTGGAATCTGGTTGATAGGCTGTTGTAGGCCTTATTCCAGGGATGATGCTAAAAATGTATATATTTATCACAATATGTTCTACAAAACCGGCAAGAATCCTAATATTGACTGGGTGGGAGGTATAGTGACAAGCGGATTTTACGATACTCTCATTGAAAATAATACCTTTGATGGAGTATATCATGGTGCAATTATTCAGATGTACCCTAGAAGTGGTACTCACGTTTATCCTACATATAGTAACTCAGGTCACATTGACCTGTCACCTAAAGGCACAGGATACACAACAATTGTCCGCAATAATATTATCGCAAATACCAAACAACGCAAAAAAGATCCAGATGGAACAGGGTATGGAGTAATTAATTATTTGCCTGAAACACATACCATTATTCTGGAGAATAACTGCCTGTACAATAACTATGCAGGCAACTATCTGAACTGCACATCAACCACTGATATCTATGTAGATCCTGCACATTTAAACCAGAACATTGGTGCCGGATATTTTTCAGAAGAGTTTCAAGAATCAATTAACCAGACCATGATAAATTCCATTTTTAAAAGAAGATGCTCGTGA